The DNA window CCTGGCGCAGCGCGTCATCTCCACCATGCCGCCGAGTGAAATCGACGTGGTGATCCCGGTGCCCGAATCCAGCCGGCCCTCCGCCATGCAACTGGCCTGGAAGCTGGGGCGGCCCTACCGCGAAGGCTTCGTCAAGAACCGCTATGTCGGGCGCACTTTCATCATGCCCGGCCAGGCCGTGCGCAAGAAATCGGTGCGGCAGAAGCTCAACGCCATCACCCAGGAATTCGCCGGACGCAATGTGCTGCTGGTGGACGACTCCATCGTGCGTGGCACGACCTCGCGCGAGATCGTGCAAATGGCGCGCGAGGCCGGGGCGCGCAAGGTCTATCTGGCTTCGGCCGCGCCGCCGGTGCGCTACCCGAATGTCTATGGCATCGACATGCCCACGGGCCGCGAGTTGGTCGCGCATGAACGCAATATCGAGGAAGTGCGCCAGATCATCGGCGCCGATGCGCTGATCTATCAGGACCTGGAAGCGATGAAGCGCGCCGTGCGTCGCGAGCGTCCCGACATCGACACCTTCGAGGCTTCCTGCTTCGACGGCTGCTACATCACCGGCGATGTCGACGCGGCTTTGCTCGTGGGTTCGGGCGCCAACCGGGGCGAAGACTTCGGCAGCCGCTTGAACCTGCAGAATGCGGAGCAGGAGGAGTCCCAATCGTGAACGCGAACGACAAGGCCCTGAGCAAGGGCTTGCACATCGACACGCTGGCCGTGCGCGAGGCGCTGCCGCGCACGGCTTACGGCGAACACAGCGAAGCCCTGTTTCTCACCAGCAGCTTCGTGCATCCAGATGCCGCCACCGCCGCCGCGCGTTTTGCCGGTGAGGAGGACGGGTTTCTCTACTCGCGTTTTTCCAACCCCACCGTGGCCAGCATGGAGCGCCGCCTGGCGGCGCTCGAAGGCACGGAAGACGCCATCGGCACGGCCAGTGGCATGGGCGCCATCCTGCTGCTGATGCTGGGCCTGCTGCAGGCCGGCGACCATGTGGTGTGCTCGCGTTCGGTGTTCGGCTCCATCATCAAGCTCATCGGCGGCGAGTTCTCGCGCTTCGGCGTGGAAAGCAGCTTCGTGCCGCAGGACGATATCGCCGCCTGGAAAGCCGCCATTCGCCCCGGCAAGACCCGGCTGCTGTTCGCCGAGACGCCGACGAATCCGCTCACCGAGGTTTGCGACATCCGCGCCTTGGCCGATCTCGCCCACGATTGCGGCGCCCTGCTGGCGGTGGACAACTGCTTTTGCACGCCCGTCTTGCAACGCCCACGGGAACTCGGCGCCGACTTGGTGGTGCATTCCGCGACGAAGTATCTGGACGGCCAGGGCCGCGTGATTGCGGGCGCGGTGTGCGGCACGACCGAATTGATCGAGGGCCGGCTGCTGCCGGTGCAGCGCAGTGCGGGCATCAGCCTGTCGCCGTTCAACGCCTGGGTAGTGCTCAAGGGCCTGGAAACCCTTGGCCTGCGCATGCTGGCGCACAGCGCGCGCGCGCTCGAATTGGCCCGCTGGCTGCAAGCCCAGCCCGGCGTGGCGCGGGTGCATTACCCGGGGCTGGAGTCGCATCCCCAGCATGCCCTGGCCATGCGCCAGCAGGACGGGCAGGGGGGCGCGGTGCTCGCTTTCGAACTGGCTGCGTCCAACCCGGAAGAGGCACGGCGCCGCGCCTTCCATGTCATCGACCAGACCCGTCTGTGCTCCATCACCGCCAATCTGGGCGACACCAAAACCACCATCACCCATCCCGCCACCACCACCCACGGCCGGCTCAAGGACGAGCAACGGCAAGCCGCCGGCATCGGCCAGGGCTTGATCCGCTTGGCCGTCGGGCTGGAACATCAGCCCGACATCCAGGCCGACCTGGCGCGTGGACTTGGCACGCTCGCTTAAGCCATCAGGTCGCCAACTGTCAGCCAATCGCGAGCCAACTGGCCGCGTCAATTTCTCCAGCATGAGCGCAACAAACCCACCCATCCGCACCCGCTTCGCCCCGAGCCCGACCGGCTTCATCCATCTCGGCAATATCCGCGCCGCGCTCTATCCCTGGGCTTTTGCCCGGCATCACGGCGGCACCTTCATTCTGCGGATTGAAGACACCGACGTCGGACGCTCGACGCAGGAGGCGGTGCAAGTCATTCTCGACGGCATGGCCTGGATGGGCCTGGACCACGACGAAGGGCCGTTCTACCAAATGCAGCGCATGCCGCGCTACCGCGAGGCGCTGCGGCAATTGCAGGACGCCGGCCATGTCTACCCCTGCTACATGAGCACTGCGGAGCTCGATGCCTTGCGCGAGCGGCAGATGGCGGCCGGCCTCAAGCCGCGCTACGACGGCACCTGGCGGCCCGAGCCGGGCAAGACCCTGCCGCCGGTTCCTGCCGGCGTGCCGCCGGTGCTGCGCTTTCGCACGCCACTTGCCGGTGCCGTGGCCTGGGACGATCGGGTGAAAGGACCCGTCGAGTTCAGCAATGCCGAGCTTGACGACCTGGTCATCGCCCGACCGGACGGCACTCCCACCTACAACTTCTGCGTCGTGGTCGACGACATCGACATGCGCATCACCCATGTGATTCGTGGCGACGACCATGTCAACAACACGCCGCGGCAAATCCACATCTTCCGCGCCCTCGGCCACGAGCCGCCGGTCTATGCCCATCTGCCCACCGTGCTCAACGAGCAGGGCGAGAAGCTGTCCAAACGCAATGGGGCGAAGAGCGTGCTGCAGTACCGCGATGAAGGTTATCTGCCCGATGCCATGGTGAACTACCTCGCGCGCCTGGGCTGGTCGCATGGCGACGCGGAAATTTTCTCGCGCGAGCAGTTCGTGCAGTGGTTCGACCTCGATCACCTCGGCCGTTCCGCCGCCCAGTTCGACGGCGAAAAACTCAAGTGGGTGAACGCGCACTACCTGCGCGCCTTGCCCCCGCAGCAACTGGCCGAAGCCGTGCGCCCATTTCTGCGGCGACTGGGCTTGCATGAGCAGGGAGTCGATCTTACTGGCGCGGTGGCGCTGCTGCGCGAACGCGCCCACACCCTGGTCGAGATGGCCGAGCTGTGCGGCATGTTCTATGTCCAGCCCCAACCTGATGCGGCCTTGCTGGCCCAGCATCTCACCGCACCGGCCCAGGCTGCCTTGTCCGATTTGCGCACCGCGCTCGCGGCATTGCCGAGCTGGGATGCGCCGGCCATTGGCGCCGCCATGAAGCAGGTCCTTGCGGCGCACCAACTGAAAATGCCGCAGCTGGCCATGCCGCTGCGCCTGCTGGTGACGGGGCGTTTGCAAACGCCGTCGGTCGATGCAGTCCTGGCCCTGTTCACGCGCGACACCGTGGTGCAAAGACTAGCCGCAAACACCTGAATGGCTGCAGCCTGCACGCGCTCGCGCAGGCCCGCCTGTTGCGCCTGAGCGACGTTTTGCGTTACAATTGCCTGTGCTGATCAATCGGGCTGCCTGACTTGGTGCCCTTTGATTCTTGTCTTGATCTACCAAGTTCCGCTAGAGGGCGAGCCGTGGCAAAAACGACTACTACGCGCAAATCCGTGGACTCCGATACCGATACCCTGGCCACAAAGCCACAGGCATCCAAAGAGGCCAATCCCTGGGATGCCATGCTGGAAAATGCGGCTGAAGTGGCCTCAACCTTCCGCAAGCGTCCGCAAGTCAAGGTTTCATCCCCTTGGCGCGAAGGTTTCGGCAGGCCGCTTTCCCAGCGGTCGCGTGAAATCTACGAACACATCACCGCGAACAAGACGCGGCTCAAGCAGAAGTAAAGTCCTGCAGCGAAAGACCCCAAGCCCCATGGGTGTGCTGGAAAGCCCGGCGCGTCAATGGGGCTTGGTCATTCTCCCCAGTGCTTGGGCGCAACGGCTCACCAGTTCCGGCCCTTGATAGATCAGCCCGGTATAGAGCTGCACCAGATTCGCACCGGCCTGGATTTTCTTAACAGCGTCGCCAGCCTGCAAAATGCCGCCGACGCCGATGATGGGGTAGCCCGGCCCCAGGCGTGCGCGCAATTGCGCAATCACCCGGGTGGACTGCTCTCGCAGCGGAGCTCCGCTCAAGCCGCCGGCTTCGTCCGCATGGGGCAGCCCCGCGACGGCATCCCTTGCAATCGTGGTGTTGGTGGCGATCACGCCGTCGATGCCGTGGCGCATCAGCGCGTCGGCCAGGGCGGCAATCTGTTCAGGCTGCAAGTCGGGCGCCACTTTCACCATCAGCGGTACGCGCTTGCCCTGCGCTTGCGCCAGTTGCTCGCGCTCGGTCGCCAGCCCTGTCAGCAAGGCCTCGAGCGCCGCATCAGTCTGCAAAGCCCGCAGCCCCTGGGTGTTGGGTGAGGAGACATTGATGGTCACATAATCGGCATGGGCATAAACCGCGCGCAGTCCGGCCGCATAGTCGTCCAGCGCCTGCTCCATGGGGGTGCTTGCGTTCTTGCCGATGTTCAGCCCCAGGGGCAGCTCGCGCCGGCTGCGGCGCACATGGTGCAGAAAGGCATCCAGCCCGGCGTTGTTGAAGCCCATGCGGTTGATCAGCGCCTGGGCCTGCGGCAAGCGGAACAGGCGCGGCTTGGCGTTGCCGGGCTGGGCGCGTGGTGTGACCGTGCCCACTTCGATGAAACCAAAGCCCATGGCCGCCAGCGCATCGATGGCTGCGCCATTCTTGTCCAGCCCGGCGGCGAGGCCGATGCGGTTGGGAAAGCTCAGGCCCAGGAGTTGCACCGGATCATGCACGCGCGGATGGGCGTAGAGCCGTGACAGCCCGGTTTGATGCAGCAGGCGCAAACCACGTAGCGTCAAGTCATGCGCCGCCTCAGGGTCCAGGCTGAAGAGTAGCGGGCGCATGAGCGCGTAGGGCAGGGGCATTGCGGGCTTGGCTTGAGTGGGCGGCGCGCTGCTGCGCCAAAGGGCGCGCTGTAGCGAGCGGCGATAATAAGGCCGACCTTTTTCGCGAGTGCACACATGACCCAGGACGAACTCAAACAAGCCGTGGCTCATGCCGCGCTGCGCCAGGTGCCGCAAGGCGAAATCATTGGTGTGGGGACGGGATCGACGGTGAATTTTTTCATCGACGCGCTCGCCACCATGAAGGACAAAGTGCGTGGCGCCGTGTCGAGTTCGGAGCGCAGCACCGAGCGTCTCAAGGCGCATGGCATCGAAGTGTTCGACTTGAACGTGGTGGAGCGTATTCCGGTTTATGTGGACGGGGCCGATGAAATCGACCCGTCCGGGGCGATGATCAAGGGCGGCGGTGGTGCGCTGACGCGGGAGAAGATCATCGCCGAAGTCGCCGATCGCTTTGTCTGCATCGTCGACGCCAGCAAGCTGGTGCCGGTGCTCGGCAAGTTTCCGCTGCCGGTGGAAGTGGTGCCGATGGCGCGCGAACTGGTGTTGCGCCGGCTGCGCGCGCTGGGCGGCGAGCCGCGTTTGCGCGAGGGCTACATCACCGACAACGGCAACGTCATCCTGGACGTGCATGGCCTGGCGATTGCCAACCCGCGCGAGTTCGAGTCCAGCATCAACCAGATTCCGGGCGTGGTCACGGTGGGCCTGTTCGCCCATCGCGGCGCCGATCTGGCGCTGGTGGGAACAGCCACGGGCGTGCAGGAACACGCTTACGTGTAAGCCGTGCTCGCCCAGGCTTCAGAACTGGAAGCCGGGCGGCGCCTTCGGGTTGGGCGGTGGCAGCACTGGGGCCGCAGGCAAGCCTTCGGGATTGCTGGCCTTCTTGGCGGGCCGTGATGCCGCGGCCAGCGGCACGAGGTTCTCGGGCGCGGCGAATGCGAAGTCTTTCGGCAGGCGAGATTGTTGGGGATAGCCCGCAGCCGTGAGCGCCTGGTTCCAGGCGTCGGGCGCAAAGCCCACCGGCAGGCGCACTCCAGCCACGGTCAGCAGCGGCAATTTTTCCGAGCCGTCGCTGATGCGCTTGTAGGCCGTGACGTCGGCTGGCGTGGCGACGCTCTTGTCGCTGTAGGGAATGCCGCGCTGGCGCAGCAAGTGCACGCCATCGTCGCAAGCCGGACATTGCGGCGTGGTGTAGATGACCACGGGATACTTGCGCACGACTGGCTGCAGATCCGCCGGAACGCGGCTTGCGCCCTGCTCGGATTGCGCCTGCGCGGGTGTGCCGATGCGCTCCACCTGCTCACCTGGGCGGCTGGGGGGAATGTCGGTGAAGGTGATCTGCCCGTTGCGCCCGACCACCTTGTAGACCGCCCAGGCCGAAGGTGCCGCAAGCGTTGCAAGCAGCGCCACGGCGGTTGCAAGCAACGCGGGACGGGCGGACGACAGCAGGACGTGGCGCATGGACATGGGCGTGGCTCCAGATCAGCGGAAGTGCTGGGCGACTAGCAGGGTAGCTCGGGGCGCGGGCGGCCGGTGGCTTCAGGTCGTCTCGACCATGCCCTGGTGGCGCAGCAGGGCGTCGATCTGCGGATCGCGCCCGCGAAAGGCACGGAAGGATTCGAGCGCCGGCCGGCTGCTGCCGCGGGCGAGGATTTCATCGCGGAAACGGGCTCCGGTCTGCGGGTCCAGGACGCCGTTTTCCTCGAACTGGGCGTACGCGTCGGCCGACAGCACCTCGGCCCATTTATAGCTGTAGTAGCCCGCCGCATAGCCACCGGCGAAGATGTGCGAGAAGCTGTGTTGAAAGCGGTAGAAGTCGGGCGGGAACAGCACGGCCACCTCTTGGCGCACGGCGGCAGCGACATCGGCCACGGTTTGTGGCGTGAAGCTGCGCAGGCTGTGGTGCAGGCGCAGGTCGAACAGCGAGAACTCGATCTGCCGCAGGGTTTGCATGCCAGCCTGGAAATTGCGCGCCGCCAGCATGCGCTCGAACAAGGCGCGAGGCAGGGCGGCGCCGGTGTCGACATGGCGGGTGAGTTGTTGCAGCACGTCCCATTCCCAGCAGAAGTTCTCCATGAACTGGCTGGGCAATTCCACCGCGTCCCACTCCACGCCGGAAATGCCGGAAGCGGAGATGTCGTCGACCTGGGTCAGCAGGTGATGCAGGCCGTGACCGAACTCGTGGAACAGGGTCTGCACGTCGTCGTGCGTCAGCAGCGCGGGTTTGCCGCCGACCCCGGCGGCGAAGTTGCAGGTGAGCAGGGCAATCGGTGTTTGCAAGCGAGTGCCGGGCTGGCCCGGGCGCAGCCAGCGGGCGCGGGCATCGTCCATCCAGGCGCCGGAGCGCTTGCCGGCGCGAGCGTGCAGGTCGGTGTAGAACTGGCCTATCCCCTGGCCCTGGGGCGTTTGCACATCCCAGAGCTTGACCTCGGGATGCCACGCGCCGCGCTGCGTTTGCGCCTCGACGATGCGCACGCCGAACAGGGTCTGCACCAGGGCGAACAGACCAGTCAGCACCTGCGGCTCGGTGAAGTATTGCTTCACCTCCTGCTCGGAGTAGTCGTAGCGGCGTTCGCGCAGGCGCTCGGAGGCGAAGGAAATATCCCAGGACGCCAGTTCGGGAAGGCCCAGATTCTCGGCGGCGAAGGCGCGCAGATCGGCCAGGTCGCGCTCGGCGTAGGGGCGGGCGCGCTGGGCGAGGTCGAGCAGGAAGTGCTCGACCTGCGCGGGGCTGTCGGCCATCTTGGGTTCGAGCGACAGCTCGGCGAAGCTGGAGAACCCCAGCAGGCGGGCTTCCTCGTCGCGCAGTTGCAGCAGTTCGGCCATCGGCGCCGAGTTGTCGAGCGCCGCGTCGCCCAGGTCGCTGGCGCGGGTGACGTAAGCGCGGTAGATGCGCTCGCGCAGGGCGCGGCTCTTGGCGTACTGCATCACCGGCACATAGCTCGGCTGGTGCAGGGTGAACACATAGCCAGGCTTGCCGAGTTCGGCCGCGGCCTCCTGGGCGACCTGCAGCACATCGGCAGGGATGCCGTCCACCTCGGCGGCGCTGGCTTCGAGTTTGGCGGCGTTGGTGGCGTCGAGCAGATGTTCGGAGAAGGTCTGGGCCAACTCGGCGCTGCGCTCCTGAATCTGGGCGTAGCGCCGGCGAGCCTCGCCCTGCAATTCGGCCCCGCTCAAGCGGAAGTCGCGCAAGGCGTGGCGGATGATGCGCTGGCGCGTGGCGCTCAGGCGGGTGAACTCCGCACTTTCGCTCAGGCGCTTGTATTGGGCGTAGAGCCCGGCGTCCAGGCCCAGCTCGGTCCAGAACTCGGTGACTTCGGGCAGCAGGGCGTTGAAGGCCTCGCGCAGCGCGGGGGTGTCGGCCACGGCGTTCAGATGCCCGACCATGCCCCAGGCACGCGAGAGCCGCTCGGTGGCGAGGTTGAGTGGGTCGACCACCGCATCCCAGGTGGCAGGAGTCACCAGGTCGGTGACTTTGGCCAGTGCGGCGCGGGCCTCGCCGATGAGTTGCGTGATGGCCGGTTTCACATGCTCGGGTTGAACCTGGGCATAAGCGGGCAGATCGGCGAAATCGAGCAGCGGGTTGCCGCGGGGTTGCGGCGCCGTTTGGCTGCTGGCTTGCTCCAATGTGGGCATGATGGCCCTCCTTCAGTTCAGAATTGCTCGCAGGCCTGCACGGTGTTGGCCAGCAGCATGGCGATGGTCATGGGGCCGACGCCGCCGGGCACGGGTGTGATCCAGCCGGCGACTTGCTCCACCGCGCCGAAGTCGACATCGCCGCACAAGGCGCCCTCGGCGTTGCGGTTCATGCCGACGTCGATGACCACCGCGCCGGGTTTCACCATGTCGGCGGTGATCAATCCGACTTTGCCCACGGCAGCCACCAGCACGTCGGCCTGGCGGCAGATGGCGGCGAGATCGGCCGTGCCGCTGTGGGCGATGGTGACTGTGGCGTCGGCTGCCAGCAGCATCATCGCCATGGGTTTGCCGACGATGTTGGAGCGTCCCACCACCACGGCGTGCTTGCCACGCAGCCGGCCCATGCCGATGTGCTCCAGCATGCGCATGCAGCCCAGCGGCGTGCAAGGGCGAAAGCCGGGCTGGCCCACCATCAGCGCGCCGGCGCTGGAGACGTGGAAACCGTCCACATCCTTGCGCGGCGAGATGGCCTCGATCACGCGGTGGGCGTCGATATGCGCCGGCAGCGGCAACTGCACCAGGATGCCGTGAACCGCCTCGTCCTGGTTGAGGGTGTGGATGCGTGCGAGCAAATCGGCCTCGTGCAGGGTGGCCGCATAGGTTTCGAGAATGGAACGCATGCCGGCCTGCTCACAGGCGGCGACCTTGTTGCGCACATACACCTGGCTGGCCGGATTGGCACCGACCAGGATGACCGCCAGTCCCGGTTGGCGCCCCGCGGCCGTGAGGGCAGCGGCGCGTACGGCGACCTCTGCGCGAACCTGTGCGGCCAGGGCCTTGCCATCGATGCGTTGAGCGGTCATGGGTGGATCGAGATGATGGGAAGTCGCGCGGCAACAGGGTGCGGCAGCGCTGCCGCGGTCAGCAGACGCCGCTTTATTTGCTCGCGCCCAGGGCGATCTTGAGCAGGTCGGCCACGGTGTTGGCGCCGAGCTTTTCCATGATGTTGGCGCGATGCGCCTCCACCGTTTTGATGCTGATGTTGAGGTCGTCGGCGATCTGCTTGTTCAGCCGCCCGGCAACGATGCGCTCCAGCACCTGCGATTCGCGGCTGGTGAGCTTGGCCAGCAGGGCGTCGCGGCTGGCGTTCTGGGTATGTTCTTCCAGGTCGACGCGGGCTTTTTGCAGCATGCGGTCGACCAGATCGCGCAGCAGATGTTCGTTGAACGGTTTTTCGATGAAATCCACTGCGCCTTTTTTCATCGTCGCCACCGCCATGGGCACGTCGCCGTGGCCGGTGATGAAGGCCAGCGGCATGCTCACGCCACGTTGAATCAGCCGGTCCTGCAATTCGATGCCGCTCATACCCGGCATGCGGACGTCCACCACGAGACAGGCCACCTCGCGCGGGTCGAAGCGGGTGAGGAAGGCTTCGGCGGAGTCGAAGCAGCGCACGCGGTAATCGTTGCCTTCGAGCAGCCATTGCAGCGAGTCGCGCACGGCCTCGTCGTCGTCAATGACATAAACCGTACCTTTGCTTGCTGGTTTCATGGGCTTGATGGGTGAGGTGCGGGTTGTGGGTGCGGTGGTTGTCGTGCCCGGCTAAGCACGGCCGAACCGGCTGTCCGACAGATCCGTGTGCTCGATGGCGGGCGTGGACGTGACTGCGGCGGGGAGTTCTTGCGGCAAGGGTTGAAAGGGCAGTGTGAAGCTGAAAATGCAACCGCATACAAGCTCTTGATTGTATTGATTCTCCGCCCAAAGCCGGCCCTGGTGGAACTCGATGATGGAGCGGCAAATGTTCAGGCCGATGCCCAGGCCGTCGGCCTTGGTGGTGTAGAAGGCCTCGAACAGATGGGCCATCACATCCTCCGGCACGCCGGTGCCGTTGTCGCGCACGGCGAAGGTGGTCTGGTGGGCGTCGGCGCTGATGTTGAGTTCGATGCTGCGCGCCAGGCCTTTGCGCTGCGCCTTGTCGACCGATTCGGCGGCATTGCGCAGCAGATTGAGCAGCACCTGCTCGACCAGGATGGGGTCGGCCCAGAGTTGCGGAATACCGGGGGCGATATGCGTGAACAGGCGCACATTGCGCCGCCGCAGATCGATTTCGGCCAGTTCCAGCGTGTTCTGCACGATGTCCTGCACGCGGCAGTCGATGCGGTGCGGCTCGCTCTTTTTCACGAAGTCGCGCACGCGGCGGATCACCGCTGCGGCACGCTGGGCCTGGCGCGCGGTTTTTTCCAGCGCCGCCTGCAGTTCCTGCGGCGGCATGGACTGGTTTTTCAGGCGTGCGATCATGCCCGAACAGTAGTTGTTGATGGCGGTGAGCGGCTGGTTGAGCTCATGTGCGAGCGAGGAGGCCATTTCGCCCATGGCGATGAGCCTGCTGGTGATCTGCGCTTTCTCTTCCTGGTTGCGCGTGACGTCGTCGGCCTGGTGGCGCGCCGTCACGTCGGTGGCGATGAGCATCTGCACGATGCGCCCGTCCACCCACTGGATGTAGCGCTGGCGCACGTCGAACCAGCGGTCCAGCGCGGCGACGTGGATTTCATGCACCTGGGCCATGGGTTTGATGATTTCGCCAGCAGGCAGACCGGCATAGGCGTCAACCTCGTCATCGGCATCCTGAACCGTGCTGGGGGGCGGATCCTGACCACTGAGCAGGTGGTGGCCGTGCGCCGAGGCGCCGAACCACTGGCGGTAGAGTTTGTTGGCGAAGAGCTGTTCGTTGCGGTCGATGGCGAGCACCGAAACCGCCGCGTCCAGGCCTTCCAGCACGGCGACGAAGCGTTCGTGCGAGGCCGCCAGCTCGTGGCGAATGCGCGTGGGCTCGGTGATGTCGGTGATCGAGGTGATCCACCCGGTCTGGCGTTCGCGCGCGTCGATCAGCGCCGAGACGTAGACGCGGGCGTCGAACTCGCTGCCGTCCTTGCGCCGCAGCTTCAGGGCGAACCCCGAGGGCGGCGCCAGCCCGTCGATGGTCTGCTGCAACGCCAGCGCCATTTCCGCCGCGCGCCGCTGTGGCCAATAGGGATGGGGCGGTGCGCTGCCCAACAAGTCTTGTTCGGAAAAGCCGGTCATCTTGCAGAACGCCAAGTTGACATAGCTGATGCGCCCTTTCAGGTCGATGGCCTGCATGCCGGTGGACAGCGAATTTTCCATCGCGCGGCGGAAGGCGGTCTCGCGCGTCAGGCTCTCCTGGGTCTGCAGCCGCTGACGCATCTGACGCCAGGTGCCCCACAGCATCCACAGCATCAGCGCCGACAGCACGAACACCGCCCAGTACAGGCCGCGCACCACCCAGCTCGGGGCCGAGTGATAACTGCTGACGCGCATGAACAAGCCAGCGTCAAAGGGATGCACGGCCGCCACATACTGCAACGGCTTGCTGTGGAGGTCCGCCGTCGCGCTACTGGCAAGAACGGTTTGTGCACGGCTCACCAACGCGACTGCATAACGCGTGCTGAGCTCCTGCACCACGTCGCTGCGCAACAAGCCGTCGATGCTGAACACGGCATTCACCGTTCCAGCGAATTGCTGGCTGGGCTCCAGCGACCCCTGGGAGGCGGCCGTACCCGCCGGTGTTTTGGGCGTAC is part of the Thiomonas sp. X19 genome and encodes:
- a CDS encoding O-succinylhomoserine sulfhydrylase, yielding MNANDKALSKGLHIDTLAVREALPRTAYGEHSEALFLTSSFVHPDAATAAARFAGEEDGFLYSRFSNPTVASMERRLAALEGTEDAIGTASGMGAILLLMLGLLQAGDHVVCSRSVFGSIIKLIGGEFSRFGVESSFVPQDDIAAWKAAIRPGKTRLLFAETPTNPLTEVCDIRALADLAHDCGALLAVDNCFCTPVLQRPRELGADLVVHSATKYLDGQGRVIAGAVCGTTELIEGRLLPVQRSAGISLSPFNAWVVLKGLETLGLRMLAHSARALELARWLQAQPGVARVHYPGLESHPQHALAMRQQDGQGGAVLAFELAASNPEEARRRAFHVIDQTRLCSITANLGDTKTTITHPATTTHGRLKDEQRQAAGIGQGLIRLAVGLEHQPDIQADLARGLGTLA
- the gltX gene encoding glutamate--tRNA ligase, with protein sequence MSATNPPIRTRFAPSPTGFIHLGNIRAALYPWAFARHHGGTFILRIEDTDVGRSTQEAVQVILDGMAWMGLDHDEGPFYQMQRMPRYREALRQLQDAGHVYPCYMSTAELDALRERQMAAGLKPRYDGTWRPEPGKTLPPVPAGVPPVLRFRTPLAGAVAWDDRVKGPVEFSNAELDDLVIARPDGTPTYNFCVVVDDIDMRITHVIRGDDHVNNTPRQIHIFRALGHEPPVYAHLPTVLNEQGEKLSKRNGAKSVLQYRDEGYLPDAMVNYLARLGWSHGDAEIFSREQFVQWFDLDHLGRSAAQFDGEKLKWVNAHYLRALPPQQLAEAVRPFLRRLGLHEQGVDLTGAVALLRERAHTLVEMAELCGMFYVQPQPDAALLAQHLTAPAQAALSDLRTALAALPSWDAPAIGAAMKQVLAAHQLKMPQLAMPLRLLVTGRLQTPSVDAVLALFTRDTVVQRLAANT
- a CDS encoding quinone-dependent dihydroorotate dehydrogenase, which produces MPLPYALMRPLLFSLDPEAAHDLTLRGLRLLHQTGLSRLYAHPRVHDPVQLLGLSFPNRIGLAAGLDKNGAAIDALAAMGFGFIEVGTVTPRAQPGNAKPRLFRLPQAQALINRMGFNNAGLDAFLHHVRRSRRELPLGLNIGKNASTPMEQALDDYAAGLRAVYAHADYVTINVSSPNTQGLRALQTDAALEALLTGLATEREQLAQAQGKRVPLMVKVAPDLQPEQIAALADALMRHGIDGVIATNTTIARDAVAGLPHADEAGGLSGAPLREQSTRVIAQLRARLGPGYPIIGVGGILQAGDAVKKIQAGANLVQLYTGLIYQGPELVSRCAQALGRMTKPH
- the rpiA gene encoding ribose-5-phosphate isomerase RpiA; the protein is MTQDELKQAVAHAALRQVPQGEIIGVGTGSTVNFFIDALATMKDKVRGAVSSSERSTERLKAHGIEVFDLNVVERIPVYVDGADEIDPSGAMIKGGGGALTREKIIAEVADRFVCIVDASKLVPVLGKFPLPVEVVPMARELVLRRLRALGGEPRLREGYITDNGNVILDVHGLAIANPREFESSINQIPGVVTVGLFAHRGADLALVGTATGVQEHAYV
- a CDS encoding glutaredoxin family protein codes for the protein MSMRHVLLSSARPALLATAVALLATLAAPSAWAVYKVVGRNGQITFTDIPPSRPGEQVERIGTPAQAQSEQGASRVPADLQPVVRKYPVVIYTTPQCPACDDGVHLLRQRGIPYSDKSVATPADVTAYKRISDGSEKLPLLTVAGVRLPVGFAPDAWNQALTAAGYPQQSRLPKDFAFAAPENLVPLAAASRPAKKASNPEGLPAAPVLPPPNPKAPPGFQF
- a CDS encoding M3 family metallopeptidase, translating into MPTLEQASSQTAPQPRGNPLLDFADLPAYAQVQPEHVKPAITQLIGEARAALAKVTDLVTPATWDAVVDPLNLATERLSRAWGMVGHLNAVADTPALREAFNALLPEVTEFWTELGLDAGLYAQYKRLSESAEFTRLSATRQRIIRHALRDFRLSGAELQGEARRRYAQIQERSAELAQTFSEHLLDATNAAKLEASAAEVDGIPADVLQVAQEAAAELGKPGYVFTLHQPSYVPVMQYAKSRALRERIYRAYVTRASDLGDAALDNSAPMAELLQLRDEEARLLGFSSFAELSLEPKMADSPAQVEHFLLDLAQRARPYAERDLADLRAFAAENLGLPELASWDISFASERLRERRYDYSEQEVKQYFTEPQVLTGLFALVQTLFGVRIVEAQTQRGAWHPEVKLWDVQTPQGQGIGQFYTDLHARAGKRSGAWMDDARARWLRPGQPGTRLQTPIALLTCNFAAGVGGKPALLTHDDVQTLFHEFGHGLHHLLTQVDDISASGISGVEWDAVELPSQFMENFCWEWDVLQQLTRHVDTGAALPRALFERMLAARNFQAGMQTLRQIEFSLFDLRLHHSLRSFTPQTVADVAAAVRQEVAVLFPPDFYRFQHSFSHIFAGGYAAGYYSYKWAEVLSADAYAQFEENGVLDPQTGARFRDEILARGSSRPALESFRAFRGRDPQIDALLRHQGMVETT
- the folD gene encoding bifunctional methylenetetrahydrofolate dehydrogenase/methenyltetrahydrofolate cyclohydrolase FolD yields the protein MTAQRIDGKALAAQVRAEVAVRAAALTAAGRQPGLAVILVGANPASQVYVRNKVAACEQAGMRSILETYAATLHEADLLARIHTLNQDEAVHGILVQLPLPAHIDAHRVIEAISPRKDVDGFHVSSAGALMVGQPGFRPCTPLGCMRMLEHIGMGRLRGKHAVVVGRSNIVGKPMAMMLLAADATVTIAHSGTADLAAICRQADVLVAAVGKVGLITADMVKPGAVVIDVGMNRNAEGALCGDVDFGAVEQVAGWITPVPGGVGPMTIAMLLANTVQACEQF
- a CDS encoding response regulator transcription factor, with product MKPASKGTVYVIDDDEAVRDSLQWLLEGNDYRVRCFDSAEAFLTRFDPREVACLVVDVRMPGMSGIELQDRLIQRGVSMPLAFITGHGDVPMAVATMKKGAVDFIEKPFNEHLLRDLVDRMLQKARVDLEEHTQNASRDALLAKLTSRESQVLERIVAGRLNKQIADDLNISIKTVEAHRANIMEKLGANTVADLLKIALGASK